From Solanum lycopersicum chromosome 4, SLM_r2.1:
ATATAGTCGGAGGTGGATCCAGGATTTAAACCAAATGGGTTCAATCTTATGCCTCATATCCGAACCATAGCACTTCAACAATTATGGGTGTAAAACTTAGTATTTGCTGAGCTgttgaaaaattgaatttgttgaGTCGATGTTGCACATTGGCATGTCAGCCTCTGTATATAGCACTCTTACATTGATAACATCCACAAGCTTGTTTCTGTATAGTGGGTTGGCATCTCAGGATATAGGGAAGTagataaattatatgtttttcagCAATCAGGATTTGCATTAATTGGTAAAAACTAAGATAAACAGGGTAACTTTGTTCAGTTAGGAACTAAAAGGTGTAGTTTTGTTTTTCCAAGGAATCAAACTTCAAAGGTTAGAGCGCTATTCTTTTATATCTGATACGCCTCACAGCCCAGCTTCTTGCTGAAGTAATTATAACGTGTGATTGATCTGGCCGCTCATATTTAATGAAGATAACAAGACAAGTATTTTATTTGAGTCATAGGGAAAGAATAAGTTGTCTTTTCTCAATAAAGGAAAAGGCTATTAGCCTATTAGGTTTATTACTCTCTTCTAGTCCTTGTTTGCTGATAATTGGTTAGGTTATACACTTGCTTGCATCACATTCTTATCAAAATAGATTCTATATTCATTTTTGCATGTTGTTAACTGCTGACAACTTCTCTTAATACATAGCTGTATCCTACTTGATTGTTTCTACTCGCCATTCCTATCGTCAAAATGTCAGTTTTCTTCGTATAAGGCATATAGATTGATCTGAGTTTTATGACGTGGTCAAGTTACATTTACTTTTTCATTTGTCAAGTATTGAACCTTTTGATATTGTCATTGTTCCTTTCAGACGAAAGCAGATTATGATAAGGAGTGCAAGATATGCACACGACCCTTCACAGTGTTCCGATGGAGACCTGGTCGGGATGCAAGATACAAAAAATCTGAGATCTGTCAGACCTGCAGCAAGTTGAAGAATGTTTGTCAAGTTTGTCTTTTGGATCTCGAGTATGGTTTGCCAGTTCAGGTCCGAGACACTGCTCTCAGTATCAATTCTAATGATGCAATTCCCAAGAGTGACGTTAATAGAGAATATTTTGCAGAGGAGCATGACCGCAGGGTATGTGAAGTTTCAACTTGAAGTTTATTAATACTTTATTATAACATGTCTTTGTGCTCCACCTGCATATGCACAGTTACATGCATATAAAGGTCATCCCCCACCCCACACAAATTTAGAATAATACTTATCTATTACTGAGGGTATGTGCTTGTTACcttgaatattttttacttgcaACTTTCAGAGTGCAAATGTGAATTAGCTTATTTGAAAAGTTGCTAAATCTTTGAGCCGAAACTTTCTTTTAGCCAAAATTGATTGGGCTGTGTTGTTATTGGGTTCCCTCCTTCCTCATCTCAGAGGGAGGAGTACATAAGGAATGAGAATGACATATATATGTAGAACCTTTGATAGAAAGTGAACCTAAAAGATTCGCTTCAGACAAAACTGTGCTGTGATAATcactttgtttttctattttctccTGTTGACCTATGCTTTCTTTCTGAACAGGCAAGAGCAGGGATTGATTATGAATCTTCATATGGAAAAGTCCGTGCGAATGACACTATTTTGAAGCTCCAAAGAACTACTCCATACTACAAGAGAAATCGGGCACATGTTTGCAGTTTCTATATACGTGGTCAATGCACTAGAGGTTTGGAGTGCCCTTATAGGCACGAAATGCCGGAGACTGGGGAGTTGTCACAGCAAAACATTAAGGACCGTTACTATGGGTATGTGCAACTTAATCTTTATCCTGTTAATTTGAAtggtttttgttttcttaaatcTCATATGATCATTTTGACATTTAATCTCCTGGTGTCAAACTTTCAATATCTCCTGGCTGTTTATAGCATATTCTTATTGCTTGCTCAtacttttttttgataatttatgttgtataaataatttttaaaattcaaaaataattttttcatagatcttgtctaatacaaacttttttttgataaagttaaAGTTATATTCTTCAGCATTAAGTAGTAGTAATTTTAGATGTTTATACAATCTAATAATTCATTAATCTGAAATCTAATTATTAAGTGACCCAATAATAAGTAGTAGTAACAATTAAGGTTCTATTTCAACATGGAACAAAAGAGCCAACATACAGGATAGTTAGAAAGAGGTTTGATGCTTGGCTTGGTTGGGAGGTGCGGGATAAGAATCTGTCATCCAGAGTCGAATGCCCTGTGGATTACCAGGAAAAGATGGAACCTAGCTCAGCGACAGGCAACAGCAGCTGGCTCAATAGTGATCCTGTGTTTTTTCTTGCTTAAATGTTGCCTACTTATAAACCTGTGGACATCAAAAAAGTTGCTTGATCACACATGTGGTTAGGGACTATGTTGTCTGCACCTCAATATAGACTCAAGGCTGAGCCACATGATCACAATAGCCATCTCTGCATGTAAATGAgcattcacatttttttttctgagAAGATATTTGATAGTCAAAGATCACAGACATTTATGTTTAACCTTAATTTGCTTGCCTACTTGGCATATCCTTGCATCAGTGTTAATGATCATTTAATTTCATGTTTCCTAAGTTCTTCAACATGATCACAATCAATATCTCTGCATGTAAAAGCCCATTCACATTGTTTCCCTGAGAAGTATTTGATAGTCAAAGATCAGTCATTGCCTACTAGTCATATCCTTTCATCTGTGTTAAtgatcttttaattttcttgtttccTAAATATGAAACCTTGGTGAATTTATCACCTCTGCAGACATGGATGTCTGGCATCCCTTAACGGGTCTGGGTGATTTAGGTCAATTACAGGTGATAAGGTGGGACTAGTGAGGTCATAGTAACTGCATGGTTCTAGTTTCTGGATTATAAGTTTATTAGACAATGCTGGAGCGCAATCATTTTTCTCATACTCCAAGAAGCTAATACTGTACCGTTTACAGTTTGAGATGTCTACCCTCACTGTGGCTAGATTAGTGACATCTTGTTGCATCTtctctttcctaatgatcttcatTAACTTAAAAAAGCTAGATTACTATCTTGTTCATATTTTTGGCTCGAGAAGTGTTGTCATTGTGTTACCTGCAATGCTTGCAGAGTTAATGATCCTGTGGCGATGAAGCTACTTAATAAAGCAGGTGAAATGCCTTCATTGGAGCCCCCTGATGACGAGAGCATTAGAACCCTCTATGTGGGTGGTGTTGATGCAAGAATCAGTGAGCAGGACCTAAGGGACCAGTTTTACGCACATGGAGAAATCGAGTCGATTAAAATGGTGTTGCAGCGTAGTTGTGCTTTTGTAACCTACACTACAAGAGAAGGTGCAGTGAAGGCAGCTGAGGAACTAGCAAACAAGCTAGTGATAAAGGGCTTGAGACTGAAGCTGCTCTGGGGGAGACCACAAGCTCCTAAACCAGACACCGAACTG
This genomic window contains:
- the LOC101253177 gene encoding zinc finger CCCH domain-containing protein 49-like; protein product: MAHRLLRDAEADGWERSDFPIICESCLGDSPYVRMTKADYDKECKICTRPFTVFRWRPGRDARYKKSEICQTCSKLKNVCQVCLLDLEYGLPVQVRDTALSINSNDAIPKSDVNREYFAEEHDRRARAGIDYESSYGKVRANDTILKLQRTTPYYKRNRAHVCSFYIRGQCTRGLECPYRHEMPETGELSQQNIKDRYYGVNDPVAMKLLNKAGEMPSLEPPDDESIRTLYVGGVDARISEQDLRDQFYAHGEIESIKMVLQRSCAFVTYTTREGAVKAAEELANKLVIKGLRLKLLWGRPQAPKPDTELSDEARQQAAVTHSGLLPRAVISQQNQLPPPPGTQEQPPQPMPYFNIPPMLQQERAYYPSMDPQRMGAVVSSQDGASSSAAGSGPENKIGSEKHPQGQHYAYPPAPPPQGQFYPPYYPPPPYGYMPPPPPPHYQQYPPPYQGARPPPPPPTGEQAAFQQKPQPAGAAAQP